A DNA window from Zonotrichia leucophrys gambelii isolate GWCS_2022_RI chromosome 15, RI_Zleu_2.0, whole genome shotgun sequence contains the following coding sequences:
- the CUX2 gene encoding homeobox protein cut-like 2 isoform X1, translated as MVLWRSQPKRGEEAAFAIAVFQPLSQMHLDVRKGIHLLSPCSNTAAIPTCLFDDPAPVLEAARSLEDRLQQLQRLEPEPPPPLKELSRPWKKHPELSSTKERRDARSPAAEPPLPGPDGKAKAPGTETPLQRHEADKQKGLQEAQVTLAARLGEAEEKIKVLHAALKATQTELLELRCKYDEEAASKADEVAMIMTNLEKANQRAEAAQREVESLREQLAAVNSSLRLACCSPTGTTGQDKVNYSMCSGSRLEAALAAKDREILRLLKDVQHLQSSLQELEESSATQIAELEGQLAAKNEAIEKLEEKLQAQADYEEIKTELSILKAMKVASAGCSLPQASGMARPEALAGLSQPCRRCLRRLSPSRPGSLQSISKAEEALLLGKEAFYPSQKYLLEKPSLLASTEEDHSEDESGKDPLGMEQPYPSPHHAPADDPASPTPLPPLPGPGVAPDGPRTFSLSPFPGAERLSGDPKAPQLPVPGYKSESSSGAPPFPSSFFGAKSSSVHPVPVPATSATSPPGEPSEGSAGSSGEEEQLDTAEIAFQVKEQLLKHNIGQRVFGHYVLGLSQGSVSEILARPKPWHKLTVKGKEPFIKMKQFLSDEQNVLALRTIQVRQRGSITPRIRTPETGSDDAIKSILEQAKKEIESQKGGEPKTPSASQAVANGAGSSSSEDAIKSILEQARREMQAQQQALLDMESGPGGHGGDTAPSERSTLGTVSQNITPALVKQEEASGASPGPPQTPLAVLSPAAFVQSIIRKVKSEIGDAGSYFDQHWASERSLLSRPYTSVSPSLSSSSSSYSSMANGRGWPRGEPGEGGTNEDELQPADEEPQRLSEMKAEGAGAEPAAGGRLSYYPTYVPRTLKPTVPPLTPEQYEMYMYREVDTLELTRQVKEKLAKNGICQRIFGEKVLGLSQGSVSDMLSRPKPWSKLTQKGREPFIRMQLWLTDQLGQGISQQPTPSQASPAEPQPSPSPPPSPSEHEKGCQEPLTLALESSKENQQPESRSTPALGGKMYPNSQGPMGIQEIVAMSPELDTYSITKKVKEVLTDNNLGQRLFGESILGLTQGSVSDLLSRPKPWHKLSLKGREPFVRMQLWLNDPHNVEKLRDMKKLEKKAYLKRRYGLMSAGSDSESPSARSECASPSAPPQDLSLLQIKKPRVVLAPEEKEALKKAYQLEPYPSQQTIELLSFQLNLKTNTVINWFHNYRSRMRREMLVEGAQDNDTDPEQSGTAIPGRRAPHSPDSDPEDHKPVLVGDEPPCAAAPVKVKEEQGDPGGWSRRRDSRSPAGAAEGTGPPHEERGAAPHAAAPSLPRRGGRAGATAGGPQPPPPPPHPDSSQSSAGSSRCSLVVSPTSPSAASSPGLTGSASPGPSSAGPVSPALPPAAGPRLSTSVQRRHEKMANLNNIIHRLERAANREEALEWEF; from the exons GGGCCTGCAGGAAGCTCAGGTCACCTTGGCCGCTcggctgggggaggcagaggagaagaTCAAAGTGCTCCACGCAG CgctgaaggccacgcagacggagctgctggagctgcgcTGTAAATACGACGAGGAAGCGGCGTCCAA GGCGGATGAAGTGGCCATGATCATGACCAACCTTGAAAAAGCCAACCAG CGGGCGGAGGCGGCGCAGAGGGAAGTGGAGAGTTTGAGGGAGCAGCTGGCGGCCGTCAACAGCTCCCTGCGCCTGGCCTGCTGCTCCCCGACGGGCACCACGGGG caggacaAAGTGAACTATTCCATGTGCTCAGGGTCGAGGttggaggcagctctggctgccaaGGACCGGGAGATCCTGCGGCTGCTGAAGGACGTGCAGCACctccagagctctctgcaggagctggaggagtcCTCTGCCACCCAGATCGCTGAGCTGGAGGGACAGCTGGCCGCCAAGAACGAGGCCATTGAG aagctggaggagaagctgcaggcacaggctgaCTACGAGGAGATCAAAACCGAGCTGAG CATCCTGAAGGCGATGAAGGTggcctctgctggctgcagcctgccccAGGCAAGTGGCATGGCGCGTCCCGAGGCGCTGGCCgggctgagccagccctgccgACGGTGCCTCCGCCGCCTGTCCCCATCTCGCCCTGGCTCCTTGCAGAGCATCTCCAAGGCGGAggaggccctgctgctggggaaggaggctTTCTACCCCTCCCAGAAGTACCTGCTGGAGAAGCCCAGCCTGCTGGCCAGCACTG AGGAGGATCACTCCGAAGACGAGTCAGGGAAGGATCCACTGGGCATGGAGCAGCCGTACCCATCCCCTCACCACGCCCCAGCTGATGACCCCGCATCCCCCACTCCCCTCCCGCCGCTGCCTGGCCCTGGCGTGGCCCCTGACGGTCCCCGGACTTTCTCCCTGTCCCCCTTCCCAGGGGCTGAGCGGCTCTCAGGGGACCCCAAggccccccagctccctgtgcccggcTACAAGAGCGAGAGCAGCAGCGGGGCGCcgcccttcccctcctccttcttcGGGGCCAAAAGCAGCTCCGTGCACCCCGTCCCCGTGCcggccaccagtgccaccagcccgCCCGGCGAGCCCTCCGAGGGCAGCGCCGGCAGCTCTGgcgaggaggagcagctggacacGGCCGAAATCGCCTTCCAGgtgaaggagcagctgctgaagcacAACATTGGGCAGAGGGTCTTCGGGCACTACGTGCTGGGGCTGTCGCAGGGCTCCGTCAGCGAGATCCTGGCGCGGCCCAAGCCCTGGCACAAGCTGACGGTGAAGGGCAAGGAGCCGTTCATCAAGATGAAGCAGTTCCTGTCTGACGAGCAGAACGTGCTGGCCCTGAGGACTATCCAGGTGCGCCAGAGAG GTAGCATCACGCCACGGATCAGGACACCGGAGACCGGCTCCGACGACGCCATCAAAAGCATCCTGGAGCAGGCAAAAAAGGAGATTGAGTCGCAGAAGGGAG ggGAGCCCAAAACACCATCAGCATCACAGGCAGTGGCCAACGGggcgggcagcagcagctcggaGGACGCCATCAAGAGCATCCTGGAGCAGGCGCGGCGGGAGATGCAGGCGCAGCAGCAGGCGCTGCTGGACATGGAGTCGGGGCCCGGCGGGCATGGAGGGGACACGGCGCCCTCTGAGCGCTCCACGCTGGGCACCGTCAGCCAGAACATCACCCCCGCCCTGGTCAAGCAGGAGGAGGCCAGCGGGGCCAGCCCTGGCCCGCCGCAGACGCCCCTGGCCGTGCTCTCCCCCGCCGCCTTCGTCCAGAGCATCATCCGCAAGGTGAAGTCGGAGATCGGCGACGCCGGCTCCTACTTCGACCAGCACTGGGCGTCGGAGCGGAGCCTGCTCAGCCGGCCCTACACCTCCGTGTCGCCCTcgctgtcctcctcctcctccagctacTCCAGCATGGCCAACGGCCGGGGCTGGCCGCGGGGGGAGCCCGGTGAGGGCGGCACCAACGAGGACGAGCTGCAGCCGGCGGATGAGGAGCCCCAGCGGCTGTCGGAGATGAAGGCGGAGGGAGCCGGAGCGGAGCCGGCGGCCGGTGGGCGTCTGTCCTACTACCCCACGTACGTGCCACGGACCCTGAAGCCCACGGTGCCGCCGCTGACGCCGGAGCAGTATGAGATGTACATGTACAGGGAGGTGGACACGCTGGAGCTGACCCGGCAGGTCAAGGAGAAGTTGGCCAAGAACGGCATCTGCCAGAGGATCTTCGGAGAGAAG GTGCTGGGACTGTCCCAGGGCAGTGTGAGTGACATGCTGTCGCGGCCCAAACCGTGGAGCAAGCTGACACAGAAGGGTCGGGAGCCCTTCATCCGCATGCAGCTCTGGCTGACAgaccagctgggccaggggatCAGCCAGCAGCCCACACCCTCCCAGG CCAGCCCGGCGGAGCCCCAGCCGTCCCCCTCAccgccccccagcccctccgaGCACGAGAAGGGCTGCCAGGAGCCCCTCACCCTGGCCTTGGAGAGCAGCAAGGAGAACCAGCAGCCCGAGAGCCGCTCGACGCCTGCGCTGGGCGGGAAGATGTATCCCAACAGCCAGGGCCCCATGGGCATCCAGGAGATCGTCGCCATGTCCCCCGAGCTGGACACCTACTCCATCACCAAGAAGGTCAAGGAGGTCCTGACAGACAACAATTTAG GCCAGCGGCTGTTTGGGGAGAGCATCCTGGGCCTGACGCAGGGCTCGGTGTCCGATCTCCTCTCCAGGCCCAAGCCGTGGCACAAGCTGAGCCTGAAGGGGAGGGAGCCCTTCGTGCGCATGCAGCTCTGGCTCAACGACCCCCACAACGTGGAGAAGCTGCGCGACATGAAGAAGCTGGAGAAGAAGG cctACCTGAAGCGCCGGTACGGGCTGATGAGCGCTGGCTCGGACAGCGAGTCCCCCAGCGCGCGCTCCGAGTGCGCCAGCCCCAGCGCGCCGCCGCAGGACCTCAGCCTGCTCCAGATCAAGAAGCCGCGGGTGGTGCTGGCGCCAGAGGAGAAGGAAGCCCTAAAGAAAGCCTACCAGCTGGAGCCATATCCCTCCCAGCAGACCATCGAGCTGCTCTCCTTCCAGCTCAACCTCAAGACCAACACCGTCATCAACTGGTTCCACAACTACAG GTCACGGATGCGCCGAGAGATGCTGGTGGAGGGCGCGCAGGACAATGACACAGACCCGGAGCAGAGTGGGACGGCCATCCCCGGGCGCCGGGCCCCCCACAGCCCCGACTCGGACCCCGAGGACCACAAACCCGTGTTGGTGGGGGACGAGCCCCCCTGTGCGGCTGCGCCCGTGAAGgtgaaggaggagcagggcgATCCGGGCGGCTGGAGCCGCCGGCGGGACTCACGCAGCCCGGCCGGCGCGGCCGAAGGGACCGGACCTCCCCACGAGGAGCGGGGGGCAGCCCCCCACGCCGCCGCCCCCAGCCTCCCGCGGCGGGGAGGCCGCGCCGGTGCCACCGCTGGGGGACCCCAACCGCCGCCACCGCCACCACACCCCGACAGCTCCCAGTCCTCGGCGGGCTCGTCCCGCTGCAGCTTGGTGGTGTCCCCGACGTCGCCCTCGGCAGCTTCCTCGCCCGGCCTCACCGGCTCAGCCTCTCCAGGACCGTCCTCTGCCGGGCCGGTGTCGCCGGCGCTGCCACCGGCTGCCGGCCCCCGGCTCAGCACCAGCGTGCAGCGGCGCCACGAGAAGATGGCCAACCTCAACAACATCATCCACCGCCTGGAGCGGGCTGCCAACCGCGAGGAGGCCCTCGAGTGGGAGTTCTGA
- the CUX2 gene encoding homeobox protein cut-like 2 isoform X7, protein MVLWRSQPKRGEEAAFAIAVFQPLSQMHLDVRKGIHLLSPCSNTAAIPTCLFDDPAPVLEAARSLEDRLQQLQRLEPEPPPPLKELSRPWKKHPELSSTKERRDARSPAAEPPLPGPDGKAKAPGTETPLQRHEADKQKGLQEAQVTLAARLGEAEEKIKVLHAALKATQTELLELRCKYDEEAASKADEVAMIMTNLEKANQRAEAAQREVESLREQLAAVNSSLRLACCSPTGTTGQDKVNYSMCSGSRLEAALAAKDREILRLLKDVQHLQSSLQELEESSATQIAELEGQLAAKNEAIEKLEEKLQAQADYEEIKTELSILKAMKVASAGCSLPQSISKAEEALLLGKEAFYPSQKYLLEKPSLLASTEEDHSEDESGKDPLGMEQPYPSPHHAPADDPASPTPLPPLPGPGVAPDGPRTFSLSPFPGAERLSGDPKAPQLPVPGYKSESSSGAPPFPSSFFGAKSSSVHPVPVPATSATSPPGEPSEGSAGSSGEEEQLDTAEIAFQVKEQLLKHNIGQRVFGHYVLGLSQGSVSEILARPKPWHKLTVKGKEPFIKMKQFLSDEQNVLALRTIQVRQRGSITPRIRTPETGSDDAIKSILEQAKKEIESQKGGEPKTPSASQAVANGAGSSSSEDAIKSILEQARREMQAQQQALLDMESGPGGHGGDTAPSERSTLGTVSQNITPALVKQEEASGASPGPPQTPLAVLSPAAFVQSIIRKVKSEIGDAGSYFDQHWASERSLLSRPYTSVSPSLSSSSSSYSSMANGRGWPRGEPGEGGTNEDELQPADEEPQRLSEMKAEGAGAEPAAGGRLSYYPTYVPRTLKPTVPPLTPEQYEMYMYREVDTLELTRQVKEKLAKNGICQRIFGEKVLGLSQGSVSDMLSRPKPWSKLTQKGREPFIRMQLWLTDQLGQGISQQPTPSQASPAEPQPSPSPPPSPSEHEKGCQEPLTLALESSKENQQPESRSTPALGGKMYPNSQGPMGIQEIVAMSPELDTYSITKKVKEVLTDNNLGQRLFGESILGLTQGSVSDLLSRPKPWHKLSLKGREPFVRMQLWLNDPHNVEKLRDMKKLEKKAYLKRRYGLMSAGSDSESPSARSECASPSAPPQDLSLLQIKKPRVVLAPEEKEALKKAYQLEPYPSQQTIELLSFQLNLKTNTVINWFHNYRSRMRREMLVEGAQDNDTDPEQSGTAIPGRRAPHSPDSDPEDHKPVLVGDEPPCAAAPVKVKEEQGDPGGWSRRRDSRSPAGAAEGTGPPHEERGAAPHAAAPSLPRRGGRAGATAGGPQPPPPPPHPDSSQSSAGSSRCSLVVSPTSPSAASSPGLTGSASPGPSSAGPVSPALPPAAGPRLSTSVQRRHEKMANLNNIIHRLERAANREEALEWEF, encoded by the exons GGGCCTGCAGGAAGCTCAGGTCACCTTGGCCGCTcggctgggggaggcagaggagaagaTCAAAGTGCTCCACGCAG CgctgaaggccacgcagacggagctgctggagctgcgcTGTAAATACGACGAGGAAGCGGCGTCCAA GGCGGATGAAGTGGCCATGATCATGACCAACCTTGAAAAAGCCAACCAG CGGGCGGAGGCGGCGCAGAGGGAAGTGGAGAGTTTGAGGGAGCAGCTGGCGGCCGTCAACAGCTCCCTGCGCCTGGCCTGCTGCTCCCCGACGGGCACCACGGGG caggacaAAGTGAACTATTCCATGTGCTCAGGGTCGAGGttggaggcagctctggctgccaaGGACCGGGAGATCCTGCGGCTGCTGAAGGACGTGCAGCACctccagagctctctgcaggagctggaggagtcCTCTGCCACCCAGATCGCTGAGCTGGAGGGACAGCTGGCCGCCAAGAACGAGGCCATTGAG aagctggaggagaagctgcaggcacaggctgaCTACGAGGAGATCAAAACCGAGCTGAG CATCCTGAAGGCGATGAAGGTggcctctgctggctgcagcctgccccAG AGCATCTCCAAGGCGGAggaggccctgctgctggggaaggaggctTTCTACCCCTCCCAGAAGTACCTGCTGGAGAAGCCCAGCCTGCTGGCCAGCACTG AGGAGGATCACTCCGAAGACGAGTCAGGGAAGGATCCACTGGGCATGGAGCAGCCGTACCCATCCCCTCACCACGCCCCAGCTGATGACCCCGCATCCCCCACTCCCCTCCCGCCGCTGCCTGGCCCTGGCGTGGCCCCTGACGGTCCCCGGACTTTCTCCCTGTCCCCCTTCCCAGGGGCTGAGCGGCTCTCAGGGGACCCCAAggccccccagctccctgtgcccggcTACAAGAGCGAGAGCAGCAGCGGGGCGCcgcccttcccctcctccttcttcGGGGCCAAAAGCAGCTCCGTGCACCCCGTCCCCGTGCcggccaccagtgccaccagcccgCCCGGCGAGCCCTCCGAGGGCAGCGCCGGCAGCTCTGgcgaggaggagcagctggacacGGCCGAAATCGCCTTCCAGgtgaaggagcagctgctgaagcacAACATTGGGCAGAGGGTCTTCGGGCACTACGTGCTGGGGCTGTCGCAGGGCTCCGTCAGCGAGATCCTGGCGCGGCCCAAGCCCTGGCACAAGCTGACGGTGAAGGGCAAGGAGCCGTTCATCAAGATGAAGCAGTTCCTGTCTGACGAGCAGAACGTGCTGGCCCTGAGGACTATCCAGGTGCGCCAGAGAG GTAGCATCACGCCACGGATCAGGACACCGGAGACCGGCTCCGACGACGCCATCAAAAGCATCCTGGAGCAGGCAAAAAAGGAGATTGAGTCGCAGAAGGGAG ggGAGCCCAAAACACCATCAGCATCACAGGCAGTGGCCAACGGggcgggcagcagcagctcggaGGACGCCATCAAGAGCATCCTGGAGCAGGCGCGGCGGGAGATGCAGGCGCAGCAGCAGGCGCTGCTGGACATGGAGTCGGGGCCCGGCGGGCATGGAGGGGACACGGCGCCCTCTGAGCGCTCCACGCTGGGCACCGTCAGCCAGAACATCACCCCCGCCCTGGTCAAGCAGGAGGAGGCCAGCGGGGCCAGCCCTGGCCCGCCGCAGACGCCCCTGGCCGTGCTCTCCCCCGCCGCCTTCGTCCAGAGCATCATCCGCAAGGTGAAGTCGGAGATCGGCGACGCCGGCTCCTACTTCGACCAGCACTGGGCGTCGGAGCGGAGCCTGCTCAGCCGGCCCTACACCTCCGTGTCGCCCTcgctgtcctcctcctcctccagctacTCCAGCATGGCCAACGGCCGGGGCTGGCCGCGGGGGGAGCCCGGTGAGGGCGGCACCAACGAGGACGAGCTGCAGCCGGCGGATGAGGAGCCCCAGCGGCTGTCGGAGATGAAGGCGGAGGGAGCCGGAGCGGAGCCGGCGGCCGGTGGGCGTCTGTCCTACTACCCCACGTACGTGCCACGGACCCTGAAGCCCACGGTGCCGCCGCTGACGCCGGAGCAGTATGAGATGTACATGTACAGGGAGGTGGACACGCTGGAGCTGACCCGGCAGGTCAAGGAGAAGTTGGCCAAGAACGGCATCTGCCAGAGGATCTTCGGAGAGAAG GTGCTGGGACTGTCCCAGGGCAGTGTGAGTGACATGCTGTCGCGGCCCAAACCGTGGAGCAAGCTGACACAGAAGGGTCGGGAGCCCTTCATCCGCATGCAGCTCTGGCTGACAgaccagctgggccaggggatCAGCCAGCAGCCCACACCCTCCCAGG CCAGCCCGGCGGAGCCCCAGCCGTCCCCCTCAccgccccccagcccctccgaGCACGAGAAGGGCTGCCAGGAGCCCCTCACCCTGGCCTTGGAGAGCAGCAAGGAGAACCAGCAGCCCGAGAGCCGCTCGACGCCTGCGCTGGGCGGGAAGATGTATCCCAACAGCCAGGGCCCCATGGGCATCCAGGAGATCGTCGCCATGTCCCCCGAGCTGGACACCTACTCCATCACCAAGAAGGTCAAGGAGGTCCTGACAGACAACAATTTAG GCCAGCGGCTGTTTGGGGAGAGCATCCTGGGCCTGACGCAGGGCTCGGTGTCCGATCTCCTCTCCAGGCCCAAGCCGTGGCACAAGCTGAGCCTGAAGGGGAGGGAGCCCTTCGTGCGCATGCAGCTCTGGCTCAACGACCCCCACAACGTGGAGAAGCTGCGCGACATGAAGAAGCTGGAGAAGAAGG cctACCTGAAGCGCCGGTACGGGCTGATGAGCGCTGGCTCGGACAGCGAGTCCCCCAGCGCGCGCTCCGAGTGCGCCAGCCCCAGCGCGCCGCCGCAGGACCTCAGCCTGCTCCAGATCAAGAAGCCGCGGGTGGTGCTGGCGCCAGAGGAGAAGGAAGCCCTAAAGAAAGCCTACCAGCTGGAGCCATATCCCTCCCAGCAGACCATCGAGCTGCTCTCCTTCCAGCTCAACCTCAAGACCAACACCGTCATCAACTGGTTCCACAACTACAG GTCACGGATGCGCCGAGAGATGCTGGTGGAGGGCGCGCAGGACAATGACACAGACCCGGAGCAGAGTGGGACGGCCATCCCCGGGCGCCGGGCCCCCCACAGCCCCGACTCGGACCCCGAGGACCACAAACCCGTGTTGGTGGGGGACGAGCCCCCCTGTGCGGCTGCGCCCGTGAAGgtgaaggaggagcagggcgATCCGGGCGGCTGGAGCCGCCGGCGGGACTCACGCAGCCCGGCCGGCGCGGCCGAAGGGACCGGACCTCCCCACGAGGAGCGGGGGGCAGCCCCCCACGCCGCCGCCCCCAGCCTCCCGCGGCGGGGAGGCCGCGCCGGTGCCACCGCTGGGGGACCCCAACCGCCGCCACCGCCACCACACCCCGACAGCTCCCAGTCCTCGGCGGGCTCGTCCCGCTGCAGCTTGGTGGTGTCCCCGACGTCGCCCTCGGCAGCTTCCTCGCCCGGCCTCACCGGCTCAGCCTCTCCAGGACCGTCCTCTGCCGGGCCGGTGTCGCCGGCGCTGCCACCGGCTGCCGGCCCCCGGCTCAGCACCAGCGTGCAGCGGCGCCACGAGAAGATGGCCAACCTCAACAACATCATCCACCGCCTGGAGCGGGCTGCCAACCGCGAGGAGGCCCTCGAGTGGGAGTTCTGA